The Vibrio sp. 16 genome segment GCGTTTTTTATCTCATGCAGCGCTTCTATGGACTCACGCTCTGAGTAAATTTGCTCGTGGTAATGCCAATGGGATAGCGCATGTTCTAACGAATTAATGAAGCACGCTTCCACACTATCTCGTTTGTCGGTGCTCACTAGCGTAAGCGGCTTAACATCGTCACCGGTATAGCCTGTTGCGAGTCGATAGCCTTTGGCCGCTTTGCTTAAGTTGCCTAAGCGCATACCACCGTGTTCGCAGAAGTTGCGCGCCAGAGTAAACAGCGCATCGGTTTGACCCGATTTCAGCTCAAGCTCTACTTCACAAATTGGGTCTTCTTCACCATTGGCTTCTACTTTTCCTTGGTCAAAAGCAACTTCCACTTGGCTACCATCAGGCATGCCAATTAGCCACTGCTCACGCGTGAAGTTAGTAGAAAAAAGAGGCATCAATTCAGATTGAAGCACGGAGACATCTTTGCCTGCAGGCCAGATGTCGTCAGGATGTAACGTTAAATCGGGCTCGTTACTGGTGTGCTCAGCATTGTATTCAGGTCTTTGATGAAGACCTGCGACGACTCTCCCTGCCGTCTTGACCGTTTGCACGAATACATCATCAAAACGACGAATTCGCATACCGATATCATGGCGACGTAACCAGTTATCTGGCGTATCAAAGTAAGTATTGCCAAGTTCTCGACAGCTGTGCTGAAGCACTTTAGTTTCAGATATTTTTTGACGCAAAGTCTCTGAAAAATCAGGAGAAACAAAAAACTTCAGTTCTATCTCGGTTTCCATAGTTATACCTTTCAAAGCAGATAGAGACAGGATATTGCCAATTTTCTTACTCGGCAAGAAAGAAATATCGCAGGAATGATGATCTAAAACAGTTTTAATGAGTGATTTAATGCGTTACCATGCGCGCCTTTATAGCCATCGCTCAACATTTCGCCGTAAAGGGTGTATGTTATTTTTAGGTTATATTAATTAGGTTGAATGACCATGCCAGTAAATACAATTATGGGGTTATTTGCAAAGTCCCCGATTAAACCTTTGCAACGCCACGTCGTCTGTGTGAACGAATGTTGTTCTCACCTAGTTAACTTCTTTGAAGTCAGTTCAAAGGGTGACTGGGAGAAAGCATCAGAAATTCGCGCTCAGATCTCTCATCTAGAGAAAGAAGCCGACGTGCTCAAGCGCGAAATTCGCCTTAAACTTCCTCGCGGTTTGTTTATGCCTGTTGACCGTAGCGATATGCTGGAGCTACTTACACAGCAAGACAAACTGGCAAACCTAGCGAAAGACATTGCAGGCCGAGTTTACGGTCGTCAATTGACTATTCCTGGGCCACTTCAAGAAAACTTCCTTGCGTATGTGAAACGTTGTCTCGATGCAGCAAATCAAGCGCAAAAAGTCATCAATGAGCTCGATGAGTTATTAGAAACTGGATTCAAAGGTCGCGAAGTAACACTTGTGGCTGAAATGATCCACCAACTAGATGTAATCGAAGATGACACCGATGCGATGCAGATCCAACTTCGTCAACAATTGATGGAGATTGAGCAGGATATGAATCCTATCGATGTGATGTTCCTTTATAAAATTTTAGAATGGGTAGGTGGCATAGCTGATCAGGCGCAACGTGTTGGTGCGCGTCTTGAGCTAATGTTGTCTCGCTCATAAATCATACGTTAACTAAATAACGAAGAGCATCTTAATAGCACTCCCCTTAATTAGGCGATAAATACTGACGCGCCGAAGGGGCTTTTTCGTGCCTAATTTGCTCCGCTTGTTATCAACAACTAGGTATTACGATGGATATCCTTGCGAACTACGGCACTGTCCTGATTATTATTGCAGCAGCTTTCGGTTTTCTGATGGCGATTGGTATTGGCGCAAACGATGTTGCCAATGCGATGGGTACATCAGTAGGTTCAAAAGCGCTCACCGTGAAACAAGCGATCATTATCGCAATGATCTTTGAATTTGCGGGTGCATACCTTGCAGGCGGTGAAGTAACCGACACTATCCGTAAAGGCGTAATCGAAACGTCACTCTTCGCATCTCAACCAGATGTTCTTGTCTACGGCATGATGTCTGCGCTACTAGCAGCAGGTACATGGCTCTTGCTAGCGTCATACATGGGCTGGCCAGTGTCTACCACTCACTCAATCATCGGTGCAATCATCGGTTTTGCATGTGTATCTGTGGGTACGGAAGCCGTTGACTGGGGCTCAGTTCAAGGCATTGTTGGTAGCTGGATCATTACCCCAGTTATCTCTGGCTTCTTCGCGTACGTTATCTTCGTCAGCGCACAGCGCCTGATCTTTGATACTGAAAAGCCACTGTTTAACGCAAAGCGCTTTGTTCCTGTGTACATGTTCATTACGACCATGGTAATTGCACTGGTTACGATTAAGAAAGGTCTCAAGCACGTTGGTCTTCACTTAACGAACGGTGAAGCTTGGATGTGGGCTGCGGGCGTTTCTGCGCTAGTGATGGCTGGCGGTTACTTCTACATTCAGAAGAAATTCGCAAGCCGCGAAGATGACCACGGTTTTGCCGGTGTTGAAGGTATCTTCAGTGTTCTCATGGTAATCACTGCGTGTGCGATGGCATTTGCTCATGGTTCAAACGACGTTGCTAATGCGATTGGTCCACTGTCTGCTGTAGTTTCAACGGTAGAGCACATGGGTGAAATCACAGGTAAAAGCACCATTGCATGGTGGATTCTTCCTCTAGGCGGTTTCGGTATCGTGGTTGGTCTAGCGACGCTTGGCCACAAAGTGATGGCAACCGTTGGTACGGGTATTACAGAATTGACACCAAGCCGCGGTTTCGCCGCTCAGCTTGCAACAGCATGTACTGTTGTTCTTGCGTCAGGTACAGGTCTACCGATCTCAACCACTCAAACTCTGGTTGGTGCGGTTCTAGGTGTTGGTTTTGCTCGTGGTATTGCAGCACTGAACCTAGGTGTAGTACGTAACATCGTTGCATCTTGGATCGTGACTCTACCTGCTGGCGCACTATTGGCGGTTGTGTTCTTCTACGCTATCCAAGCGATGTTCGTTTAACCAACGCGTCAATGATGTGTTAACGCACTGTCATTATTGACTCAAATACACAGAAAGGGAGGCTTAGCCTCCCTTCTTTGTTGCA includes the following:
- a CDS encoding inorganic triphosphatase, with the translated sequence METEIELKFFVSPDFSETLRQKISETKVLQHSCRELGNTYFDTPDNWLRRHDIGMRIRRFDDVFVQTVKTAGRVVAGLHQRPEYNAEHTSNEPDLTLHPDDIWPAGKDVSVLQSELMPLFSTNFTREQWLIGMPDGSQVEVAFDQGKVEANGEEDPICEVELELKSGQTDALFTLARNFCEHGGMRLGNLSKAAKGYRLATGYTGDDVKPLTLVSTDKRDSVEACFINSLEHALSHWHYHEQIYSERESIEALHEIKNAISFIRQVLTVYGGVVPRRASAILRQELKWLEQSLEWLNDYDYLDDLLDDKGHALRKLDARKFLVAELKLIQEQLPTREELLELLNSARYTGLLLDLSRWILTRGWQPFLDDKARDKMARNIEHFSVQQLDRTWAELMEAFPPERSLSSQDYIDQQYRLMRNLYTGVSFASLFDTEERNSFRMPWSDLLHGIDDLLKLRTLQKLVESLEGDEQEQLARWVARQESSILHAMEQTRVICIETEPYWQE
- a CDS encoding TIGR00153 family protein encodes the protein MPVNTIMGLFAKSPIKPLQRHVVCVNECCSHLVNFFEVSSKGDWEKASEIRAQISHLEKEADVLKREIRLKLPRGLFMPVDRSDMLELLTQQDKLANLAKDIAGRVYGRQLTIPGPLQENFLAYVKRCLDAANQAQKVINELDELLETGFKGREVTLVAEMIHQLDVIEDDTDAMQIQLRQQLMEIEQDMNPIDVMFLYKILEWVGGIADQAQRVGARLELMLSRS
- a CDS encoding inorganic phosphate transporter, which produces MDILANYGTVLIIIAAAFGFLMAIGIGANDVANAMGTSVGSKALTVKQAIIIAMIFEFAGAYLAGGEVTDTIRKGVIETSLFASQPDVLVYGMMSALLAAGTWLLLASYMGWPVSTTHSIIGAIIGFACVSVGTEAVDWGSVQGIVGSWIITPVISGFFAYVIFVSAQRLIFDTEKPLFNAKRFVPVYMFITTMVIALVTIKKGLKHVGLHLTNGEAWMWAAGVSALVMAGGYFYIQKKFASREDDHGFAGVEGIFSVLMVITACAMAFAHGSNDVANAIGPLSAVVSTVEHMGEITGKSTIAWWILPLGGFGIVVGLATLGHKVMATVGTGITELTPSRGFAAQLATACTVVLASGTGLPISTTQTLVGAVLGVGFARGIAALNLGVVRNIVASWIVTLPAGALLAVVFFYAIQAMFV